The following proteins are encoded in a genomic region of Porphyrobacter sp. CACIAM 03H1:
- a CDS encoding LuxR C-terminal-related transcriptional regulator, which translates to MQNSADPARIVIGDDHPLYREGLAQLAASMFPSASVESFGTLQEVFDHALCGEAPQLFLLDIMFPGMEISISLPELRRRFPFASILLVSMLDDPAIVSLALRSGADGFVNKAADRERCIRSIRAVLDGEYVIEEGQSSPTSFQLPAGSQLTLTARQRAVLDLLEGGASNKVIARELDISHLTVRLHVSSLLRLLGVTRRQDVIGKARLLGLAAMQDQPRQRLRNGSPDSAQ; encoded by the coding sequence ATGCAGAACTCAGCTGATCCCGCACGGATCGTCATCGGAGACGATCATCCGCTCTATCGTGAAGGCCTCGCGCAGCTTGCCGCCTCCATGTTTCCTTCCGCATCGGTTGAATCCTTCGGCACGCTGCAGGAGGTTTTCGATCACGCGCTGTGCGGTGAGGCGCCGCAGCTGTTCTTGCTCGACATCATGTTCCCAGGCATGGAGATCTCGATATCGCTACCCGAACTCCGACGCCGATTTCCCTTTGCCTCGATCCTGCTGGTATCCATGCTCGATGATCCGGCTATCGTTTCCCTCGCGCTCCGTTCGGGTGCCGACGGATTTGTCAACAAGGCCGCCGACAGGGAGCGCTGCATCAGATCAATCAGGGCTGTGCTCGATGGTGAATATGTGATCGAGGAGGGCCAGTCGTCGCCCACGTCCTTTCAGCTGCCGGCAGGCAGCCAGCTTACCCTGACGGCCCGGCAGAGGGCCGTTCTGGATCTTCTCGAGGGCGGCGCGTCGAACAAGGTCATTGCACGCGAACTTGACATATCGCATCTCACCGTGCGGCTGCATGTCTCGTCATTGCTTCGGCTTCTAGGCGTGACGCGGCGGCAGGACGTTATCGGTAAAGCTCGCCTGCTCGGGCTGGCTGCGATGCAAGATCAACCCCGCCAAAGGCTGCGCAATGGATCTCCGGACTCGGCTCAGTGA
- a CDS encoding alpha/beta hydrolase: MQRPEQVPVGRKIRILVSLQGKPRKIFKYASLLSGAAIMLSVSAVCGALYVRSKAQEASASVQKIVAPSGIDEARYVTVGGVRQWITVRGQDRSQPVLLFLHGGPGDTVSDMAYAFKRPWEDYFTVVQWDQRGFGRSAIDQRKLAGSVTRDQITSDGIELSEYLRNRFGQRKIFIMGHSWGSLVGLEIAHRRPDLLHALVTTGQVVAWEDGWAERRKLLMEEARQMGDIDTFAQMERLGPPPRSGEFDELRDWILQIPVRETGHSWHSDDGSSLAFPMMALFSPTAEISDMAALLLPDATYETNMRDVFRSARGWTAQGSVGSELKVPWIVMQGSHDWQTPTHMARNYFDRVCAPWKKWIEFRNSAHQVPLEEPGRTMAALVGDVLPAKDGRRAAESETCPVKP, encoded by the coding sequence TTGCAGCGCCCCGAACAAGTACCGGTCGGCCGAAAGATAAGGATACTCGTGTCGCTTCAAGGCAAGCCTCGCAAAATCTTCAAATACGCTAGCTTGCTGTCCGGCGCGGCCATTATGTTATCGGTCTCCGCAGTCTGCGGTGCGCTCTACGTGAGGAGCAAGGCGCAGGAGGCGAGTGCGTCTGTCCAGAAGATCGTTGCGCCAAGCGGGATCGACGAGGCGCGCTATGTCACGGTCGGCGGCGTCAGGCAGTGGATCACGGTGCGCGGGCAGGACCGGTCGCAACCCGTCCTGCTGTTCTTGCATGGTGGTCCTGGTGACACGGTCTCTGACATGGCCTACGCTTTCAAGCGCCCCTGGGAGGACTACTTCACAGTTGTCCAATGGGATCAGCGCGGCTTTGGGCGTTCAGCTATCGATCAACGTAAGCTCGCCGGGTCGGTCACCAGAGACCAGATCACCAGCGACGGAATAGAACTGTCAGAATATCTTCGCAATCGCTTCGGCCAACGGAAGATCTTCATCATGGGACACTCATGGGGCTCCCTGGTAGGTCTCGAAATCGCCCACCGCCGCCCGGACTTGTTGCATGCACTGGTCACGACTGGGCAGGTCGTGGCGTGGGAGGATGGTTGGGCCGAACGGCGCAAGCTGCTCATGGAAGAGGCGCGGCAGATGGGCGACATCGACACGTTCGCGCAGATGGAGCGGCTTGGGCCTCCGCCCAGGTCAGGAGAGTTCGATGAGCTGCGAGACTGGATCCTGCAAATCCCCGTAAGGGAGACCGGACATTCTTGGCACAGTGACGACGGCAGTTCGCTCGCCTTTCCAATGATGGCCCTATTTTCACCGACGGCCGAAATTTCGGACATGGCAGCTCTCCTCCTCCCGGATGCGACCTACGAAACAAACATGCGCGATGTCTTCAGGTCGGCGCGCGGCTGGACAGCGCAAGGCAGTGTCGGAAGTGAGCTCAAAGTGCCCTGGATCGTCATGCAGGGCTCGCATGACTGGCAAACGCCGACCCACATGGCACGGAACTACTTTGACCGAGTCTGCGCGCCTTGGAAGAAATGGATCGAATTCCGGAATTCGGCTCATCAGGTGCCCTTGGAAGAACCAGGTCGAACAATGGCTGCTCTTGTTGGTGACGTACTCCCTGCGAAGGACGGCAGAAGGGCGGCGGAGAGCGAGACGTGCCCTGTAAAGCCTTGA
- a CDS encoding ABC transporter ATP-binding protein, with amino-acid sequence MLEICKLRKTYRGNLRALDGIDLVLGPGMFGLLGPNGAGKSTLMRTLAGLQPPDAGSIRFAGIDVLADPFALRRRLGYLPQSFGAYPYIGCRALLRHMAVLKGLPDDATTTRQIDSLIELTNLTAHASRPVTKFSGGMRQRFGIAQALLGDPDLLILDEPTAGLDPEERLRLYNLLSQLSNERIVLLSTHIVDDIEQLCSEVAIIHAGRIVARGSTDALVGDITGFIWEGPSLADPVSDAVLLNSAFRRGAPIHRYRSMTCPGDGFSAAKPTLEDRYFDELRRAQAASC; translated from the coding sequence ATGCTTGAGATTTGCAAGCTGAGAAAGACGTACCGCGGCAATCTGCGTGCCCTTGATGGGATCGATCTGGTCCTGGGGCCCGGAATGTTCGGCCTGCTCGGTCCCAATGGCGCGGGCAAGAGCACACTCATGCGTACTCTCGCCGGCCTGCAGCCGCCTGACGCCGGGAGCATCCGCTTTGCCGGCATCGACGTGCTTGCCGACCCATTCGCACTGCGCAGGCGGCTAGGCTATTTGCCCCAATCCTTCGGAGCCTATCCCTATATTGGCTGCCGGGCCCTGTTGCGCCACATGGCCGTGCTAAAGGGATTGCCGGATGACGCCACGACCACGCGTCAGATCGACAGCCTTATCGAACTCACCAATCTGACGGCCCATGCGTCGCGGCCCGTCACGAAGTTCTCTGGAGGGATGCGCCAGCGCTTTGGCATCGCACAAGCATTGCTGGGCGATCCTGACCTGCTCATTCTCGATGAACCCACCGCCGGGCTCGACCCGGAAGAACGGCTGCGCCTCTACAACCTTCTCAGCCAGCTCAGCAATGAGCGCATTGTGCTGCTGTCTACCCATATCGTCGACGACATCGAGCAACTGTGCAGTGAAGTCGCCATTATCCATGCGGGCCGGATCGTTGCCCGTGGATCCACCGATGCGCTGGTCGGAGACATAACCGGATTCATCTGGGAAGGACCATCTCTGGCAGATCCCGTATCGGATGCCGTGCTGCTCAATTCCGCCTTCCGTCGCGGGGCTCCGATACATCGTTATCGAAGCATGACCTGTCCGGGCGACGGATTTTCTGCGGCAAAGCCTACCCTTGAGGATCGTTATTTTGACGAGCTGCGCCGGGCGCAGGCGGCATCATGCTAA
- a CDS encoding hybrid sensor histidine kinase/response regulator yields MTLDFATASAGLIINSYIMIPTYLFLVWITLGNGMRFGLAYLIAGSILCQAFLWLVFVSSPRWSSDVELAFTLALTALVVPAFSYSLLRAKQKAEQETAQIAAARARLLAQASHDLRQPLHAMQLFVGDLRQTLLTQYQVAVVSRLERAVGNIDSLFTTLLDITAIYSGSVKPHLEVMAVQPVFDALRELFPDQLRLRFVPTGLHVLSDPVLLRTILQNLISNAIKYAPDSGVVVGCKRQDGRISLVVADRGPGIEDIHLRHVFEEFYQIRRDGDADRSGIGLGLAVVDQFTKLLGLQAELRSRLGHGTVAFVHGLETASPSASDGKPTAARITSPLIGLRVILVEDDPDLLESTRDLLTSWGCEVQAFASLPENPRECDVIITDFDLGRGATGADVIDRVRAASGVDVPAIILTGHDRKPLVASMDGKRQYVLKKPVTRAQLRSAIAMVRL; encoded by the coding sequence ATGACGCTCGATTTCGCCACTGCAAGTGCAGGTCTGATTATTAACAGTTATATAATGATCCCGACATACCTTTTTCTTGTGTGGATCACATTGGGTAATGGCATGCGCTTCGGCCTCGCCTATTTGATTGCGGGGTCAATTTTGTGCCAGGCATTCCTGTGGCTGGTTTTTGTGTCGTCGCCGCGATGGAGCTCGGATGTTGAACTTGCATTTACGCTGGCACTTACTGCTCTCGTGGTTCCAGCTTTCTCTTACTCACTCTTACGCGCCAAGCAGAAAGCCGAACAGGAAACAGCGCAGATAGCTGCTGCTCGCGCACGCCTGCTTGCGCAGGCCAGCCATGATCTGCGGCAGCCGCTCCATGCCATGCAGTTGTTTGTGGGCGACCTGAGGCAGACCTTGCTTACCCAGTATCAGGTGGCCGTGGTCTCACGACTGGAAAGGGCCGTCGGGAACATCGACAGCCTTTTCACCACGCTTCTGGATATAACAGCGATCTACAGCGGATCGGTAAAGCCACATCTTGAAGTCATGGCTGTTCAGCCCGTCTTCGATGCACTGCGCGAACTGTTCCCTGATCAGCTGCGACTGCGCTTTGTGCCGACCGGGCTGCACGTGCTCTCGGACCCCGTCCTGCTCCGCACAATACTTCAGAACTTGATCAGCAATGCGATCAAGTATGCGCCCGACTCGGGCGTTGTGGTGGGATGCAAGCGTCAAGATGGTCGTATATCCCTTGTAGTGGCCGACCGCGGTCCGGGCATTGAGGACATCCATCTGCGCCACGTTTTCGAAGAGTTTTACCAGATCCGTCGAGACGGAGATGCGGATCGTTCGGGGATCGGGCTGGGCTTGGCTGTCGTCGACCAGTTTACAAAGTTGCTGGGGCTCCAGGCAGAGCTCAGATCCCGGCTAGGGCACGGAACCGTCGCGTTTGTTCATGGCCTCGAGACCGCCTCACCCTCGGCATCTGATGGCAAGCCCACAGCCGCACGAATTACAAGTCCGTTAATAGGTTTACGGGTCATCCTGGTCGAAGACGATCCCGACCTCCTTGAGAGCACCCGAGACCTGCTGACATCCTGGGGTTGCGAGGTCCAGGCGTTTGCGTCGCTGCCCGAAAATCCGCGCGAATGCGACGTGATCATCACCGATTTCGATCTGGGCAGGGGTGCAACCGGTGCTGATGTAATTGACAGGGTCAGGGCTGCGAGCGGTGTCGACGTTCCGGCGATCATCCTCACGGGTCATGACCGAAAGCCGCTCGTCGCATCGATGGATGGCAAGCGCCAATATGTCCTGAAGAAGCCTGTCACCCGGGCGCAGCTGCGATCGGCAATTGCGATGGTCAGGCTGTGA
- a CDS encoding DUF4189 domain-containing protein → MVGTTQSGNGVAGTPLCVIDGSAAPDSRAIRARVKAPPPPNGWEQRFGAFIWFPTWVGINQHSDGERYGYALVINYPTEADARKAALQQCLREVAPGKEQACTEGMITPISKPFFRIMFSPPRQFSMDEYTKLQALIDARQGFVFRSGGYVKCNVSAGTAAGCTDALLGLGRNGVHKQPLEPSARAFVACPAGPMGGEMKVVGSDGASGAPVPLCGPDWDVIEPRLHRDRYDGFAVHPLLKGPPFASGGHLDAATAEAAALALCSGVFGAGCRAMGFHVNGYSAVAVNDRGEMFLGKGDDRAGAIADAHRLCDRTPGQIIPCPVLSLRLAGAHGDQTATLYSNKAAFGAVAAPGGRVVQSGRAWFSRGMPSREEAERYALQHCAQANPSKAKCQIMGSGVSILMTSWVGLDGSAGVFVRYSESGNDRLDELLKAICASRGTLCKSTDSFSSDVMAPDVSTLRIGSFGGD, encoded by the coding sequence ATGGTCGGCACGACGCAATCCGGCAACGGCGTTGCCGGCACGCCGCTCTGCGTCATCGATGGGTCCGCCGCGCCGGATTCGCGTGCCATTCGGGCCAGGGTCAAGGCGCCGCCGCCGCCTAACGGATGGGAGCAGCGGTTTGGCGCCTTCATCTGGTTCCCGACGTGGGTCGGCATCAACCAGCACTCTGATGGCGAACGCTATGGCTATGCGCTCGTGATCAACTATCCGACCGAAGCCGACGCGCGGAAGGCGGCCTTGCAACAGTGCTTGCGCGAAGTTGCGCCGGGCAAGGAGCAGGCCTGCACCGAGGGCATGATCACGCCGATATCCAAACCGTTTTTCAGGATCATGTTCAGTCCGCCGCGCCAATTTTCGATGGACGAATACACCAAGTTGCAGGCCCTTATCGATGCCCGTCAGGGGTTCGTCTTCCGGAGCGGAGGCTATGTGAAGTGCAACGTGTCTGCTGGCACTGCCGCGGGCTGTACCGATGCCCTTCTCGGGTTGGGTCGCAACGGCGTTCACAAGCAGCCACTTGAACCCAGTGCGCGTGCTTTCGTGGCCTGTCCTGCCGGTCCGATGGGCGGGGAGATGAAGGTCGTCGGTAGCGACGGCGCATCGGGCGCGCCGGTGCCGCTGTGCGGGCCTGACTGGGATGTGATCGAGCCGCGTCTCCACCGTGATCGCTACGATGGGTTTGCGGTGCATCCGCTGCTGAAGGGACCGCCCTTTGCGAGTGGCGGCCATCTGGATGCAGCCACTGCGGAAGCCGCCGCGCTGGCGCTGTGCTCGGGTGTGTTCGGCGCAGGCTGCCGGGCCATGGGCTTCCACGTCAATGGCTACTCGGCCGTCGCCGTTAATGACCGTGGCGAGATGTTCCTGGGCAAAGGCGATGACCGAGCTGGTGCTATCGCCGACGCGCATCGCCTGTGCGATCGCACGCCCGGCCAGATCATCCCGTGCCCCGTGCTTTCGCTTCGCCTTGCCGGGGCGCACGGCGACCAGACGGCGACGCTCTATTCGAACAAGGCGGCCTTTGGGGCGGTTGCTGCTCCAGGCGGCAGGGTGGTGCAATCCGGGAGGGCTTGGTTCAGCCGGGGCATGCCGAGCCGGGAAGAGGCAGAGCGCTATGCCCTCCAACATTGCGCACAGGCCAATCCCTCCAAGGCCAAGTGCCAGATCATGGGCAGCGGCGTCAGCATTTTGATGACCAGCTGGGTGGGGCTGGACGGAAGTGCCGGTGTGTTCGTCAGGTATTCCGAGAGCGGGAACGATCGGCTCGATGAACTTCTCAAGGCGATATGCGCAAGCCGCGGGACCCTCTGCAAGTCGACTGATTCTTTCTCATCGGACGTCATGGCGCCCGATGTAAGTACATTGAGGATCGGCAGCTTCGGCGGCGACTGA
- a CDS encoding tetratricopeptide repeat protein, producing MIVTIIEGYTAACDLELQLGCTKLIHYLRSPDYGLQDLGRARTLAHSACEAKEPEACGELAEIYYRGEGVDVDLPKAAALFYEACHSDGPASNCFNYGLMLDKGQVRDETSVGPSYYYWTGCRRGSDEACINLAVALAGLPEVPDNLDIASGLLEQVCKRGSRIACTNLAVLTLDHRLGAEPPATAAIFYRKACEAGDGAACRGLGNLAQEGVKQAGAPREAIGLFEKGCELGSGPSCYNAGLMHLIGFETAEQPLLGLHWFAKGCTLGSAASCAGAAMASYVPKPTHPNLGVDAARRWLGQARALNPTDPIVLSLEAWLPDDETDASAPASPPPPLAPRP from the coding sequence ATGATCGTGACCATCATTGAAGGCTACACCGCTGCCTGTGACCTGGAGCTTCAGCTCGGCTGCACCAAACTGATCCACTATTTGCGATCTCCTGACTACGGGCTTCAGGACCTCGGCAGGGCGCGCACGCTCGCCCACTCGGCTTGCGAAGCGAAGGAGCCCGAAGCCTGCGGCGAGCTTGCCGAAATATACTATCGGGGTGAAGGCGTCGATGTCGATCTGCCGAAGGCGGCGGCTCTCTTCTATGAAGCATGTCATTCCGACGGACCCGCCTCGAATTGCTTCAATTATGGACTGATGCTCGACAAGGGACAGGTTCGGGACGAAACTTCAGTCGGCCCATCCTACTATTACTGGACAGGATGCCGCCGCGGCTCCGACGAGGCCTGTATCAACCTTGCGGTTGCGCTTGCAGGCTTGCCGGAAGTGCCAGACAATCTGGATATCGCGAGTGGGCTTCTCGAGCAGGTGTGCAAGCGCGGATCTAGGATTGCCTGCACGAACCTCGCGGTCCTCACGCTCGATCATCGCCTGGGAGCCGAACCGCCAGCGACAGCGGCGATTTTCTACCGGAAGGCCTGTGAGGCCGGCGACGGGGCAGCATGCAGGGGACTTGGGAACCTCGCTCAGGAAGGCGTCAAGCAGGCGGGTGCGCCGCGCGAGGCCATCGGCCTTTTCGAAAAGGGCTGTGAGCTTGGCTCGGGCCCCTCATGTTACAACGCTGGACTGATGCATCTCATCGGTTTCGAAACCGCCGAACAGCCATTGCTCGGCCTTCACTGGTTCGCGAAGGGCTGCACGCTAGGTTCGGCTGCGAGCTGTGCCGGTGCCGCGATGGCTAGCTATGTTCCGAAGCCGACGCACCCCAATCTGGGTGTTGATGCCGCGCGGCGCTGGCTCGGGCAGGCGCGGGCGCTCAATCCAACCGATCCAATCGTTCTCTCGCTTGAAGCCTGGCTCCCTGATGACGAAACGGATGCGTCGGCCCCTGCATCACCGCCGCCTCCTCTGGCGCCGCGGCCATAA
- a CDS encoding apolipoprotein N-acyltransferase — protein sequence MSISAWRWAALAGGALAACYSNGMTGTALGAWLAPALLLVFVMTTRVWIGVLVTAGVWSVAGYLMFRGALPVPEAEYIALSVIGGLVSTVPYALHRLAAPQVDRFTGTLVFPAAATALSYIAASGAPFGTWGNEAYTQLNVGPLAQLASVMGIWGITFLIGWCASIFASMLTSPAPRPSFAAVVFALCLVGVLGYGLVRQQMSFEDSPKVRVAALSNPADVADKFFEGCNDRADVRCRNLKARGRWGKLFERSRQAAEEGAKIIVWYESAAQYDKPIEEVFIAEAKAFAKATGVYLIVGAAVAPRDPEAPLENKAMAFTPKGDLAFIYHKAKPVPGEPIRAGDGMIPTLDTPYGRLGAMICFDADFPALSRQAAARGIDVLAIPANDWPEITPLHGEMVRFRAIESGFSVVRATSNGLSIVIDPIGRILRRVNSFEDRGGIAIAEVPSRQISTIYGRVDDLFAGLCLLVTVGLIVLATLRALLRRRREAVQAGLVTG from the coding sequence ATGTCGATTTCCGCCTGGCGTTGGGCCGCACTCGCGGGTGGCGCACTCGCTGCCTGTTATAGCAATGGTATGACGGGAACCGCCTTGGGCGCATGGCTTGCTCCTGCACTTTTGCTTGTCTTTGTAATGACTACGCGCGTCTGGATCGGCGTGCTAGTCACGGCAGGCGTCTGGTCGGTCGCGGGCTACCTCATGTTTCGGGGCGCCCTGCCTGTGCCAGAAGCCGAATACATCGCGCTGAGCGTGATCGGGGGACTTGTATCGACCGTGCCGTATGCCCTCCACCGGCTTGCCGCACCCCAAGTCGACCGCTTCACGGGCACGCTGGTGTTCCCGGCTGCCGCAACGGCTCTGTCATACATTGCTGCCTCGGGCGCTCCGTTCGGTACCTGGGGCAATGAAGCATACACCCAGCTCAATGTCGGTCCGCTCGCGCAGCTTGCCTCGGTTATGGGCATATGGGGCATTACCTTCCTGATCGGCTGGTGCGCCAGCATCTTTGCCTCGATGTTGACCAGTCCCGCACCGAGGCCGTCCTTTGCTGCCGTGGTCTTCGCCCTCTGTCTGGTCGGTGTGCTCGGATATGGTCTCGTGCGCCAGCAGATGTCGTTCGAGGATTCGCCCAAGGTTCGCGTAGCGGCGCTCAGCAACCCTGCCGACGTTGCGGATAAATTCTTTGAAGGTTGCAACGACCGCGCGGATGTTCGTTGCCGCAACCTGAAGGCGCGGGGCCGCTGGGGCAAGCTGTTCGAACGTTCGCGCCAAGCTGCCGAGGAGGGAGCGAAGATCATAGTCTGGTACGAGTCGGCAGCGCAGTACGACAAGCCGATCGAGGAAGTGTTCATTGCCGAAGCAAAGGCCTTCGCGAAGGCAACCGGTGTCTACCTGATTGTCGGTGCGGCCGTGGCACCGAGGGATCCTGAAGCGCCGCTCGAAAACAAGGCCATGGCCTTCACGCCTAAAGGCGATCTCGCCTTCATCTACCACAAGGCCAAGCCGGTGCCGGGCGAGCCGATCCGGGCAGGCGATGGCATGATCCCGACGCTCGATACACCTTATGGACGACTTGGTGCCATGATCTGTTTCGACGCTGATTTTCCGGCCCTCTCCCGCCAGGCTGCCGCGCGAGGTATCGACGTTTTGGCCATTCCGGCGAATGACTGGCCGGAGATTACCCCGCTACATGGAGAAATGGTTCGCTTCCGCGCTATTGAAAGCGGCTTCTCGGTTGTTCGTGCGACCAGCAACGGACTGTCAATCGTCATCGACCCGATTGGCCGCATCCTCAGGCGCGTGAATTCCTTCGAGGATAGGGGGGGTATCGCGATAGCCGAGGTTCCGTCCCGGCAGATCTCGACCATTTATGGCCGAGTTGATGATTTGTTTGCGGGGCTATGTCTGCTGGTTACTGTCGGCCTAATTGTGCTTGCTACGCTCCGAGCTCTGCTTCGAAGGAGGCGTGAAGCAGTTCAAGCAGGCCTGGTCACTGGCTGA
- a CDS encoding PadR family transcriptional regulator gives MSLRHLILAVLLKEPSSGYQVTQEFDLVAGFFWKAKHQQVYRELSALTKTGHVEFKAVEQSGKPDKKVYSITRAGIDEFNAWFATPTRTPRAHDPLMIKFFAGGERTDELARQLSLSIVEHEQALAALRKVESEHYAEPPDQMPRWKLCIYLSLQLGIEREIAWLEWAARSAKVLAQHVSDDQVE, from the coding sequence TTGTCGCTTCGTCACCTCATCCTCGCCGTCCTGCTCAAGGAGCCGTCTTCAGGCTACCAAGTCACACAGGAGTTCGATCTGGTGGCTGGGTTTTTCTGGAAAGCGAAGCATCAGCAGGTTTATCGCGAGCTCTCCGCGCTGACGAAGACAGGGCACGTGGAGTTCAAAGCCGTCGAACAAAGCGGGAAGCCTGACAAGAAGGTCTATTCGATCACGCGGGCAGGTATCGATGAGTTCAACGCATGGTTTGCCACACCCACCCGGACACCGCGCGCGCACGACCCTCTGATGATCAAGTTTTTTGCTGGCGGCGAACGTACTGACGAACTGGCCCGCCAGCTGAGCCTGTCGATCGTTGAGCACGAGCAGGCCCTTGCTGCCCTAAGGAAAGTGGAGAGCGAACACTATGCTGAGCCGCCCGATCAGATGCCCCGTTGGAAGCTGTGCATCTATCTAAGTCTTCAACTCGGGATCGAGCGGGAGATTGCATGGCTTGAGTGGGCGGCGAGGAGCGCCAAGGTGTTGGCCCAGCACGTGTCCGATGATCAGGTTGAGTAG